A window from Corythoichthys intestinalis isolate RoL2023-P3 chromosome 10, ASM3026506v1, whole genome shotgun sequence encodes these proteins:
- the cdc42ep3 gene encoding cdc42 effector protein 3, whose amino-acid sequence MPAKAPIYLKPANSKRGKKCRLRDILSPDMISPPLGDFRHTIHIGRGGQRDAFGDMSFLQGKYELLPGKGDFQPQYGIQSEFLRANSTGDASFVETPSPVLKNAISLPTIGGCQALTLPLITSTVFSMPPEPLGHIMGPISSVRPDSIEDVEILQMDALLHSMENFSNKALPPPRNIQSKPDVVLDLLENMRKSNSKVIKANIANKNESRVEKQSHYYINGHSSSSYKANGSLHSNTSGDSFESYAKDDYKAKIHDDGSSIVDKKSGLGHFCNDINLEFKQERSKCKGEWVDRDSGVEEGRICDFDIEFSKEKCTSHESLTRITGSLLSLELDLGPSILDDVLNIMDKPAVKSRP is encoded by the coding sequence ATGCCAGCAAAAGCACCTATATATCTGAAACCCGCCAACagtaaaagggggaaaaaatgtcgcCTGCGCGATATTTTGTCACCAGACATGATAAGTCCGCCACTTGGCGATTTTCGACACACCATTCACATTGGCAGAGGTGGACAGAGGGATGCCTTTGGAGACATGTCCTTCCTCCAAGGGAAGTATGAGCTATTACCCGGGAAGGGAGATTTCCAACCTCAGTATGGTATCCAAAGTGAGTTTCTGCGAGCCAATAGTACAGGCGATGCGTCTTTTGTGGAGACCCCATCTCCTGTTCTCAAGAATGCCATCTCCCTTCCTACCATTGGTGGCTGTCAAGCACTGACCCTACCACTGATCACCTCTACTGTATTCTCCATGCCCCCAGAGCCCCTGGGGCACATAATGGGGCCTATTTCCTCAGTGAGGCCTGACAGTATTGAGGATGTAGAGATCCTACAGATGGATGCTTTGTTGCACTCAATGGAAAACTTCAGCAACAAGGCCTTACCTCCCCCTAGAAACATCCAGTCTAAACCTGATGTTGTTCTGGATCTCCTGGAGAATATGAGAAAGTCCAACTCTAAAGTTATTAAGGCTAACATAGCAAACAAAAACGAGAGCAGGGTTGAGAAGCAATCTCATTATTACATCAACGGTCATAGTAGCAGTAGCTACAAAGCTAATGGAAGCCTTCACAGCAATACAAGTGGCGACAGCTTTGAAAGTTATGCAAAAGATGACTACAAGGCCAAAATTCACGATGATGGCAGTAGTATCGTTGACAAGAAGAGCGGTTTAGGACATTTTTGCAACGACATTAATCTGGAATTCAAGCAGGAGCGCTCCAAGTGCAAGGGTGAATGGGTGGACAGAGACAGTGGGGTGGAGGAGGGCCGcatctgtgattttgacattGAGTTTTCCAAAGAGAAGTGCACATCACACGAGTCCCTCACCCGAATCACAGGGTCACTGCTCTCCCTTGAACTTGATCTGGGCCCATCCATCCTGGATGATGTGCTTAACATAATGGATAAACCCGCAGTGAAAAGCAGGCCTTGA